In Cryptococcus gattii WM276 chromosome N, complete sequence, a single window of DNA contains:
- a CDS encoding Hypothetical Protein (Similar to TIGR gene model, INSD accession AAW47045.1), with amino-acid sequence MSPPAPVPFHTLRTHSSPLASLHFSTSPPNSLLYAGDQDGWISVLDLKVRRVVAFWKGHEGGVLGLGEWQAGLISHGRDNVIHFYEPLKRPYIPIPTSSKPDPKSYQPSIKRSLPTNALNFCRFSLVAIPAHTVTSVDKKQNEAVMAVPSLIDSELVDIYHIPSLKRLHASINFSLKPPPQTPTNVDLPGTSRTGLVMSLHLFHPPPTSFCADEEERSLGLVIAYEDGRVELLSAPLSSLDTPFDAKMTTSTSTSKGVSVNPWKLRWSGKGHNEAIMASAVDSLGRRGWSVSADHRLVRYEFDLVWQRKCEKDDDNVMKPYATKQIGNSSIAVSADDKVIAIGGWDGKIRLFSAATSKPLGTLASHRETVHALAFAHLAFSPSQPITLADNETSSAETETATTETTTEYPESTVDLEDDDDSDVDDDVDSIPPRERWLASGGKDGKVALWGLMDFSATG; translated from the exons atgTCCCCCCCTGCACCAGTACCATTTCACACCCTCAGAACCCACTCATCTCCTCTCGCCTCGCTCCACTTTTCCACCTCCCCACCCAACTCGCTCCTTTATGCGGGCGATCAAGATGGCTGGATCTCTGTGCTTGACTTGAAGGTGAGGCGGGTCGTAGCGTTCTGGAAGGGTCACGAAGGTGGTGTTCTGGGGCTTGGGGAGTGGCAAGCTGGTTTGATAAG TCATGGAAGAGATAACGTCATTCACTTTTATGAGCCGCTCAAGAGACCGTACATACCCATACCTACTTCATCAAAGCCTGACCCAAAATCTTACCAGCCTTCTATAAAACGGTCGCTGCCTACTAATGCGCTCAACTTTTGTCGATTCTCCCTGGTTGCCATACCTGCACATACAGTGACCAGCGTGGACAAGAAACAAAACGAAGCAGTGATGGCAGTCCCCAGTCTTATAGACTCTGAGCTG GTTGACATATACCACATCCCAAGCCTCAAACGCCTTCACGCCTCGATCAACTTTTCTTTAAAACCACCACCCCAAACGCCAACAAACGTTGACTTGCCAGGTACATCACGTACAGGTCTCGTCATGTCCCTTCACCTCTTCCATCCCCCTCCTACCAGCTTCTGTGctgatgaggaggagagaagtCTAGGTCTCGTCATAGCATACGAGGATGGCCGCGTGGAGCTTCTTTCAGCTCCTTTATCTTCGCTAGATACGCCATTCGACGCCAAGATGACTACGTCCACATCCACGTCCAAGGGAGTGAGCGTGAACCCATGGAAATTGAGGTGGAGCGGCAAGGGACATAATGAGGCAATCATGGCTTCCGCGGTGGATAGTCTAGGCAGAAGGGGGTGGAGTGTGAGTGCTGATCATCGGCTTGTTAGGTACGAGTTTGATCTG GTGTGGCAAAGGAAATGCGAGAAAGATGATGACAATGTTATGAAGCCATACGCGACAAAGCAGATTGGAAACTCTTCCATCGCCGTCTCGGCAGATGACAAGGTGATAGCTATTGGCGGATGGGATGGAAA GATAAGGCTCTTTTCCGCAGCTACTTCTAAACCTTTAGGAACCCTCGCTTCTCATCGTGAAACGGTCCATGCCCTTGCTTTTGCTCACCTCGCCTTTTCCCCATCCCAGCCCATCACTCTTGCAGATAACGAAACGTCCTCCGCCGAAACAGAGACGGCGACAACAGAAACGACAACAGAATACCCCGAGTCGACTGTAGATCTggaagacgatgatgatAGCGATGTAGACGACGATGTGGATAGTATACCTCCACGGGAGAGGTGGTTAGCCAGTGGAGGAAAGGACGGAAAAGTTGCGCTCTGGGGGTTGATGGATTTTAGTGCGACCGGATAA